The following proteins are co-located in the Plasmodium sp. gorilla clade G2 genome assembly, contig: PADLG01_00_77, whole genome shotgun sequence genome:
- a CDS encoding lysophospholipase, putative, with amino-acid sequence MNKLFVDDSNVCGTFNTLPFVESYYNRKGILLKSYSWLVKNAIGIIVLVHGLSAHLRLQYLRLNVNVVNNDYARLIDADNYYIYENSWIEDFNKNGYSVYGIDLQGHGESEGLDKLPLHINDFDDYVYDIIDYMKRINNSIISEKPNQNNTLNKYTIENTQELLPMYLVGLSMGGNIVLRTLEILGKSNEINSNFNIKGCISLAGMISVRMVGSIDSIKYKYFYLPVMKLFSRYFPTFRPGRKKFKFEKYPFVNDLLFYDKYRFKGRITNNLAREILVALDNLHNNIDDIPKNIPILFIHSINDCLCWYEGTVSFYNKLQIDTKELYTLEDMDHVISMEPGNENVLKKILEWLSNLYVQ; translated from the coding sequence atgaataaattatttgtagATGATTCAAATGTATGTGGAACATTTAATACATTACCTTTTGTTgaatcatattataatagaAAGGGAATATTATTAAAGAGTTATTCCTGGTTAGTTAAGAATGCAATTGGTATAATAGTATTAGTTCATGGTTTAAGTGCTCATTTAAGACTTCAATATTTAAGGCTTAATGTCAATGTAGTTAATAACGACTATGCTAGATTAATTGATGCAGATAATTATTACATTTACGAAAATAGTTGGATCGaagattttaataaaaatggataTTCAGTATATGGTATTGATTTACAAGGTCATGGAGAATCGGAAGGATTAGATAAATTACCACTTCATATAAATGATTTTGATGATTATGTGTATGATATAATAgattatatgaaaagaatTAATAATTCGATAATTTCAGAAAAACCTAACCAGAATaatacattaaataaatatactatAGAAAATACACAAGAGCTTCTTCCTATGTATTTAGTTGGATTATCAATGGGTGGGAACATTGTATTAAGAACTTTAGAAATATTAGGAAAATCCAATGAAATAAATTCTAATTTTAACATAAAAGGATGTATATCTTTAGCTGGTATGATATCTGTTCGAATGGTAGGTTCTATAGAttcaattaaatataaatacttttatttaccggtaatgaaattattttctCGGTATTTTCCAACTTTTCGACCTGGTAGAAAGAAATTCAAATTTGAGAAATATCCATTTGTTAATGATCTGTTattttatgataaatatagatTTAAAGGACGTATTACAAATAATCTTGCACGTGAAATTTTGGTTGCATTAGATAATTTACATAACAATATTGATGATATTCCTAAAAATATacctatattatttattcattcaaTTAATGATTGTCTTTGTTGGTATGAAGGAACTGTATCATTTTACAATAAATTACAAATCGATACTAAAGAACTTTATACTTTAGAAGATATGGATCATGTTATATCAATGGAACCAGGAAATGAAAATGTTTTAAAGAAAATTCTTGAATGGCTTTCTAATTTATATGTGCAATAA